AACGAATTCTGCAATAATTCTACCTGCTGATTCTTCTAACGGGATTACTTCGGTTTCAGAATAAAATGCATCTCTTGGAGATAGTGCTAACACTGGAATATCAGGAAGTAGTACTTCAACTCTTGTATCACTTTCAATACTTTTACTTGTGTTAGCCAATGATCGAAGAGATTCCACCAGTTGGTTGGTTTCATATTCAGTGTCACCAGGTGTAATGATACAGAGGATGTTATAAAGGTCTGAGAGTTCTACCTCAATGTGAGCTACCTCTCGTAGCCACTTTTCTGCATCATATCCAGTAATACCTAATTCACGCACATTGATAATCAATTTAGTTGGATCATAATCAAAGGTTGCCTTCGAACCAAGAATTTCTTCCCCGACACAATATAGACCTTCGATTTCGTTAATTTCCCTTCTCGTTGCTTCTGCTAGCTCAATTGCTCGATCTAAGAGCTCTTTCCCCTCTGTTACCAATCTTTTTCTAGCTACATCGAGCGAAGCAAGAAGTAAGTAGGAAGTAGAGGTAGTTGTGAGCATGCTTAAGATAGATTGAACCCTTTTAGATGACACAAGTCCTTCTCTTACATTTAAAATAGAGCTTTGGGTCATAGAACCACCCAATTTGTGAACACTTGTAGCTGCCATGTCAGCTCCCGCTTGCATAGCGGAGAGTGGGAGTTTGTCATGGAAATGAATATGAACTCCGTGTGCTTCATCTACAAGAACTGGTACATTATAGGAGTGGGCAATATCCACAATTTTCTTGAGATCAGCTGCAATACCAAAATAAGTAGGATTGATAACAAATACCCCTTTGGCATCTGGATGCTGTTCAAGTGCTTTTTCAACTGAGTCCGTTGTGATTCCGTGTGAGATTCCTAATTTAGGATCAATTTCTGGATGAATAAAAATAGGAGTTGCACCTGAAAAAACAATAGCAGACATTACTGATTTATGAACGTTTCTCGGTACAATGATTTTTTCACCAGGTCCACAAACGGTCATTACCATCGTCATGATTGCTCCCGAAGTACCTTGAACGGAGAAAAATGTATGGTCAGCACCAAAAGCATCAGCCGCTAAATCTTGAGCTTGTTTTATAATCCCTCTCGGTTGATGTAAATCATCTAAAGGACTGATATTGATTAAGTCTATTG
Above is a genomic segment from Bacillus carboniphilus containing:
- a CDS encoding aminotransferase class I/II-fold pyridoxal phosphate-dependent enzyme — translated: MSQNETPLFTGLVEHAKKNPIQFHIPGHKKGTGMDPTFRDFIGENALSIDLINISPLDDLHQPRGIIKQAQDLAADAFGADHTFFSVQGTSGAIMTMVMTVCGPGEKIIVPRNVHKSVMSAIVFSGATPIFIHPEIDPKLGISHGITTDSVEKALEQHPDAKGVFVINPTYFGIAADLKKIVDIAHSYNVPVLVDEAHGVHIHFHDKLPLSAMQAGADMAATSVHKLGGSMTQSSILNVREGLVSSKRVQSILSMLTTTSTSYLLLASLDVARKRLVTEGKELLDRAIELAEATRREINEIEGLYCVGEEILGSKATFDYDPTKLIINVRELGITGYDAEKWLREVAHIEVELSDLYNILCIITPGDTEYETNQLVESLRSLANTSKSIESDTRVEVLLPDIPVLALSPRDAFYSETEVIPLEESAGRIIAEFVMVYPPGIPIFIPGEIITEENLSYIKKNIEVGLPVQGPEDFELKSIRVIKEHHAIR